One Cupriavidus taiwanensis DNA window includes the following coding sequences:
- a CDS encoding ABC transporter ATP-binding protein, with protein sequence MMLDVQEVHGYYGKSHVLQGVSLAVGEGELVTLLGRNGAGKSTTLKAIAGVVSPRGGRVMFRGKDVAGMAPHRIAAEGLCLVPEHRGIFRLLTVEENLKLAARRDSPWQLQDIYRIFPRLRERRGNGGAQLSGGEQQMLAIGRAMMNHPRLLMLDEPVEGLAPVIVEEIVAQLRMIKAAGVPILLVEQNLEVCTQLADRHVIIEQGRVVYSGSNDAFRADEAVKDRYLGVGLAA encoded by the coding sequence ATGATGCTCGACGTACAAGAGGTGCACGGCTACTACGGCAAGAGCCATGTGCTGCAAGGCGTGTCGCTGGCGGTCGGCGAAGGCGAACTGGTGACGCTGCTGGGTCGAAACGGCGCTGGCAAGTCGACCACGCTCAAGGCCATCGCCGGCGTGGTTTCGCCGCGCGGCGGGCGCGTCATGTTCCGCGGCAAGGACGTTGCCGGCATGGCGCCGCACCGGATTGCCGCCGAAGGCCTGTGCCTGGTGCCCGAGCACCGCGGCATCTTCAGGCTGCTGACGGTGGAAGAAAACCTCAAGCTGGCCGCGCGCCGCGATTCGCCGTGGCAGCTGCAGGACATCTACCGCATCTTCCCGCGCCTGCGCGAGCGGCGCGGCAACGGCGGCGCGCAGCTGTCCGGCGGCGAACAGCAGATGCTCGCGATCGGGCGCGCCATGATGAATCACCCGCGCCTGCTGATGCTCGACGAGCCGGTCGAAGGGCTGGCCCCGGTGATCGTGGAAGAGATCGTGGCGCAGCTCAGGATGATCAAGGCGGCGGGCGTGCCGATCCTGCTGGTCGAGCAGAACCTCGAGGTGTGCACGCAGCTGGCCGACCGCCACGTGATCATCGAGCAGGGCAGGGTGGTCTACAGCGGCAGCAACGACGCGTTCCGTGCCGATGAGGCGGTCAAGGACCGCTATCTGGGCGTCGGCCTGGCGGCCTGA
- a CDS encoding ABC transporter ATP-binding protein has translation MSTATTPILEATGIVKQYGKFMALGGVDLRVMPGTIHSVIGPNGAGKTTLFHMLTGTKEVSAGRIVFDGKDVTAEADYQRVQRGIARSFQVTSLFPNLAVRENLRLAALGTSPRKAMSAWRLPVGELACGEVVDQVLERLELTRVADSAAGALSHGQQRRLEVGMALAARPRAIFLDEPTSGMGVDDLGAMKRLIRGLAQDHTVVLIEHNMDIVMDISDTVTVMQQGKVLMEGPPAAVRGDPRVRAAYLGNMITGGKG, from the coding sequence TCAAGCAGTACGGCAAGTTCATGGCGCTGGGCGGCGTCGACCTGCGCGTGATGCCGGGCACGATCCATTCGGTGATCGGCCCCAACGGCGCCGGCAAGACCACGCTGTTCCACATGCTGACCGGCACCAAGGAAGTCAGCGCCGGCCGCATCGTCTTCGACGGCAAGGACGTCACGGCGGAAGCCGATTACCAGCGCGTGCAGCGCGGCATTGCGCGTTCGTTCCAGGTCACCAGCCTGTTCCCGAACCTGGCGGTGCGCGAGAACCTGCGCCTGGCCGCGCTGGGCACGTCGCCGCGCAAGGCCATGAGCGCATGGCGCTTGCCGGTGGGCGAACTGGCCTGCGGCGAGGTGGTCGACCAGGTGCTGGAGCGCCTGGAACTGACGCGCGTTGCCGACAGCGCCGCGGGAGCGCTGTCGCACGGCCAGCAGCGGCGCCTGGAGGTCGGCATGGCGCTGGCCGCGCGGCCGCGCGCGATCTTCCTGGACGAGCCCACCTCGGGCATGGGCGTCGATGACCTGGGCGCGATGAAGCGGCTGATCCGCGGGCTGGCGCAGGACCACACCGTCGTGCTGATCGAGCACAACATGGACATCGTCATGGATATCTCGGACACCGTCACCGTGATGCAGCAAGGCAAGGTGCTGATGGAAGGGCCGCCCGCGGCGGTGCGCGGCGACCCGCGCGTGCGCGCGGCCTATCTCGGCAACATGATTACCGGAGGCAAGGGATGA
- a CDS encoding Zn-dependent hydrolase codes for MTTLQAARAAAAAAGARTDLRIDGQRLWDTLMRLAAIGATPKGGVCRLALTELDRQGRDFFIAEATAAGCTIRVDALGNLFARRAGRDDALPPVMTGSHIDTQPTGGKFDGNYGVFAGIEVLRTLADAGIVTDAPLEVAVWTNEEGSRFVPVMMGSGAFVGEFELADVLQQRDRDGISVGQALQAIGYAGPEPVGGRAVGAYFEAHIEQGPVLEANDTTIGVVSGALGQRWYDVVLTGMEAHAGPTPMALRKDALLAASELVAMVNRIALDHPPHGRGTVGCLAVHPDSRNVIPGKVAMTVDLRAGDDTVLSAMDAALRAQVAALAARSGIDIDLRQVVYFPPQPFDARLVEAVRSGAKRLGHSAMDVISGAGHDAVYLARVAPAAMIFVPCKDGISHNEIEDARPEHLEAGCNVLLHAMLGAATRP; via the coding sequence ATGACGACTTTGCAAGCTGCGCGCGCGGCAGCGGCCGCTGCCGGCGCGCGCACTGACCTGCGCATCGATGGCCAGCGCCTGTGGGACACCCTGATGCGCCTGGCCGCCATCGGCGCCACGCCCAAGGGCGGCGTATGCCGGCTGGCGCTGACCGAGCTGGACCGCCAGGGCCGCGACTTCTTTATCGCCGAGGCCACGGCGGCCGGATGCACCATCCGCGTCGATGCCCTCGGCAATCTCTTCGCGCGCCGCGCCGGGCGCGATGATGCCCTGCCGCCGGTGATGACCGGCAGCCATATCGACACGCAGCCCACCGGCGGCAAGTTCGACGGCAACTACGGCGTGTTCGCGGGCATCGAGGTGCTGCGCACGCTGGCTGATGCCGGCATCGTCACCGATGCCCCGCTCGAGGTCGCGGTCTGGACCAACGAGGAAGGCTCGCGCTTCGTGCCGGTGATGATGGGCTCGGGCGCGTTCGTCGGCGAGTTCGAGCTGGCGGACGTGCTGCAGCAGCGCGACCGCGATGGCATCAGCGTCGGGCAGGCGCTGCAGGCCATCGGCTATGCCGGGCCGGAGCCGGTCGGCGGGCGTGCGGTCGGCGCCTACTTTGAAGCGCATATCGAGCAAGGGCCGGTGCTGGAGGCCAACGACACCACCATCGGCGTGGTCAGCGGCGCGCTCGGCCAGCGCTGGTACGACGTGGTGCTGACCGGGATGGAAGCGCATGCGGGGCCCACGCCGATGGCGCTGCGCAAGGATGCGCTGCTGGCGGCTTCGGAGCTGGTGGCCATGGTCAACCGCATCGCGCTCGATCATCCCCCGCACGGCCGCGGCACGGTGGGTTGCCTGGCCGTGCATCCCGATTCGCGCAACGTCATTCCCGGCAAGGTGGCGATGACGGTGGACCTGCGCGCCGGCGACGACACCGTGCTGTCGGCGATGGACGCCGCGCTGCGCGCGCAGGTTGCGGCACTGGCGGCGCGCAGCGGCATCGACATCGACCTGCGGCAGGTGGTGTACTTCCCGCCGCAGCCGTTCGATGCGCGGCTGGTCGAGGCGGTGCGCAGCGGCGCGAAGCGGCTCGGCCATTCCGCCATGGACGTGATCAGCGGCGCCGGCCATGACGCGGTCTACCTGGCCCGCGTCGCCCCGGCGGCGATGATTTTCGTGCCGTGCAAGGACGGCATCAGCCACAACGAAATCGAAGACGCGCGGCCCGAGCACCTGGAAGCCGGCTGCAACGTGCTGCTGCACGCCATGCTCGGCGCCGCCACGCGGCCATGA